A single genomic interval of Gossypium raimondii isolate GPD5lz chromosome 11, ASM2569854v1, whole genome shotgun sequence harbors:
- the LOC105761835 gene encoding uncharacterized protein LOC105761835, whose translation MEYENQYRLTPRPKYDCLLFDLDDTLYPVSSGLQRECGKNIKDYMVEKLGIEKDKIVELSNALYKNYGTTMAGLRAIGYDFDDDEYHSYVHGRLPYENLRQDPLLRSLLLSLPVRKIIFTNADKDHAKKALKKLGLEDCFEGIICFETLNPIHKNTVSDDEDDIEFLGSSVTRNDSLKTPEIFDIIGHFANPNPDVTLPKTPIVCKPQESAIERALKIAKINPQRTLFFDDSVRNIQAGKRVGLHTVLVGSSQRPKGADYALESIHNIKQALPELWETDMKSEVNYTGQVAVETSVTA comes from the exons ATGGAATATGAAAACCAATACAGGCTAACTCCAAGGCCTAAATATGATTGCCTTCTATTTG ACCTTGATGATACCCTTTATCCTGTTAGTTCTGGTCTTCAAAGAgaatgtggaaagaacatcaaAG ATTACATGGTCGAAAAGCTTGGAATTGAAAAGGACAAAATTGTTGAATTGTCCAATGCTTTGTACAAGAATTATGGGACAACAATGGCTGGCCTTAGG GCTATTGGTTATGACTTTGACGATGATGAATACCACag TTATGTTCATGGAAGACTCCCTTATGAGAACTTAAGACAAGATCCTCTATTAAGGAGTCTATTGCTTAGTTTGCCTGTTAGAAAAATT atCTTTACAAATGCAGACAAGGACCATGCTAAAAAAGCTCTTAAAAAACTGGGATTAGAGGACTGTTTTGAAGGGATTATTTGCTTTGAAACCCTTAATCCTATCCATAAGAACACAGTTTCTGATGATGAAGATGACATTGAATTCTTGGGATCTTCTGTCACAAGAAATGATAGTCTTAAAACCCCCGAAATTTTCGACATAATCGGCCACTTCGCGAACCCGAACCCCGACGTAACATTACCCAAGACACCCATCGTGTGTAAACCGCAAGAATCAGCCATCGAACGAGCTCTCAAGATCGCCAAAATCAACCCTCAAAGAACA TTGTTCTTCGACGATAGCGTACGCAACATCCAGGCAGGAAAACGCGTCGGTCTTCACACCGTCCTC GTTGGTTCTTCTCAAAGACCTAAAGGTGCAGATTATGCATTAGAAAGCATCCATAACATCAAGCAAGCATTACCAGAACTATGGGAAACGGACATGAAATCTGAAGTCAACTACACAGGACAAGTTGCAGTAGAAACATCTGTGACGGCTTAG